The following are from one region of the Salicibibacter kimchii genome:
- the yihA gene encoding ribosome biogenesis GTP-binding protein YihA/YsxC, with translation MKVNKAELIISAVGPEQYPEAELPEIAFAGRSNVGKSSFINTITQRKKLAYTSQQPGKTRTLNFFTINDSCHFVDIPGYGYAKVSKKERAFWGRIIEEYIQTRSQLKGVVLLLDARHKPSEQDLMMYDWLKYYQIPIILVLTKMDKLKKSKRTAHVKQVIDEIEPLPEDKYVLFSSETGEGKEEAWSLIRALGGF, from the coding sequence ATGAAAGTGAATAAAGCCGAACTCATCATCAGTGCGGTTGGGCCTGAGCAGTATCCGGAAGCGGAGCTTCCGGAAATTGCTTTTGCCGGTCGTTCCAATGTCGGGAAATCATCGTTTATCAATACGATTACCCAACGCAAGAAATTGGCGTATACCTCTCAACAACCCGGGAAAACACGAACATTGAATTTTTTCACCATTAACGATAGCTGTCATTTCGTTGACATTCCCGGCTATGGGTACGCTAAAGTGTCCAAAAAAGAGCGGGCATTCTGGGGCCGCATTATTGAGGAATATATACAAACGCGCTCGCAACTGAAAGGCGTCGTGCTGCTTTTAGATGCTCGCCACAAGCCTTCGGAGCAGGATTTGATGATGTACGATTGGTTAAAGTATTACCAAATCCCTATCATTCTCGTGCTGACAAAAATGGATAAACTGAAAAAATCCAAACGAACCGCGCACGTCAAACAGGTTATTGATGAAATCGAGCCTTTGCCGGAAGATAAGTATGTGTTGTTTTCTTCGGAAACCGGAGAAGGAAAGGAAGAGGCTTGGAGTTTGATTCGCGCGCTCGGGGGGTTCTAG